In a single window of the Elaeis guineensis isolate ETL-2024a chromosome 6, EG11, whole genome shotgun sequence genome:
- the LOC105047757 gene encoding molybdate transporter 2, with protein sequence MPVQPMKSIAAVAISESTPLSIPEIMAAGLSTAAVLFLLGATGLMSFLYRFIPVPVVRGVQLSQGLSFAFSAIKYIRYDQDFAAAKSGGPRPWLGLDGLVLALSTLLFVILVTGSGENDEDRHRQGQFESPPHGSSHRPHGRCRRRSCIPSSRIPAALLLFLLGLVLCFVRDPSIIGDLRFGPSKLQIVRMTWDDWKVGFLRAAIPQIPLSVLNSVIAVCKLSADLFPDRQVSAAAVSVSVGLMNLVGCWFGAMPVCHGAGGLAGQYRFGGRSGASVLFLAVGKLALGLAFGSSFVRILGQFPIGILGVLLLFSGIELAMASRDMGTKEESFVMLVCAAVSLTGSSAALGFGCGIVLYLLLRLRELDCYSLLLANRGAPIGEQAGV encoded by the coding sequence ATGCCCGTCCAGCCAATGAAGTCCATCGCCGCCGTCGCCATCTCCGAATCCACACCCCTCTCCATCCCGGAGATCATGGCCGCCGGTCTCTCCACCGCCGCCGTCCTCTTCCTCCTCGGCGCCACTGGCCTCATGTCCTTTCTCTACCGCTTCATCCCCGTCCCCGTCGTCCGCGGGGTCCAGCTCTCCCAGGGCCTCTCCTTCGCCTTCTCCGCCATCAAATACATCCGCTACGACCAGGACTTCGCCGCCGCCAAGTCCGGCGGCCCCCGCCCCTGGCTCGGACTCGACGGCCTCGTCCTTGCCCTCTCCACCCTCCTCTTCGTCATCCTCGTCACCGGCTCCGGCGAGAACGACGAGGACCGGCATCGACAAGGGCAATTCGAATCCCCTCCTCACGGCTCCTCCCATCGCCCTCATGGCCGCTGCCGGAGGAGGTCATGCATCCCTTCCTCGAGGATCCCCGCCGCGCTATTGCTATTCTTGTTAGGGCTGGTCCTCTGCTTCGTTCGAGACCCATCCATCATCGGAGACCTCAGATTCGGGCCTTCGAAGCTCCAGATCGTGAGGATGACGTGGGACGACTGGAAGGTGGGATTCTTGCGGGCGGCGATCCCGCAGATCCCCCTCTCGGTGCTCAACTCGGTGATCGCCGTGTGCAAGCTCTCCGCCGACCTCTTCCCGGACCGGCAGGTGTCGGCGGCGGCGGTGTCGGTGAGCGTGGGGCTGATGAATCTGGTGGGTTGCTGGTTCGGGGCGATGCCCGTCTGCCACGGCGCCGGCGGGCTGGCCGGGCAGTACCGGTTCGGCGGGCGGAGCGGGGCGTCGGTCCTGTTCCTGGCGGTGGGGAAGCTGGCGCTGGGGCTGGCATTCGGGAGCTCCTTCGTCAGGATCCTGGGCCAGTTCCCCATCGGGATCCTCGGGGTGCTGCTGCTCTTCTCCGGGATCGAGCTGGCCATGGCGTCGAGGGACATGGGCACCAAGGAGGAGTCCTTCGTCATGCTCGTCTGCGCGGCCGTCTCCCTGACGGGGTCCAGCGCCGCGCTCGGGTTCGGCTGCGGGATTGTGCTCTACCTTCTCCTCAGGCTGAGGGAGCTCGACTGCTACTCTCTCCTTCTCGCAAATCGTGGTGCTCCGATCGGGGAGCAAGCTGGGGTCTAG
- the LOC105047755 gene encoding ABC transporter G family member 36-like: MASMEAGDVYRVGSMRRSSSIWRRGDDIFSRSSRDEDDEEALKWAALEKLPTYDRVRRGILTLAEGESKEVDIQKLGLQERNALLERLVRVAEEDNERFLLKLRDRIDRVGLDLPTIEVRYEHLNIQAETYVGNRGLPTILNSIVNVLESAANYFHILPSRKRSLPILHDVSGIIKPQRMTLLLGPPGSGKTTLLLALAGKLDSDLKVSGRVTYNGHGMEEFVPQRTAAYISQHDLHIGEMTVRETLAFSARCQGVGSRYEMLTELSRREKAANIKPDPDIDVFMKAAAMDGQKSSVVTDYILKVLGLEICADTMVGDEMLRGISGGQRKRVTTGEMLVGPAKALFMDEISTGLDSSTTFQIVNSLRQSIHILGGTAVISLLQPAPETYDLFDDIILLSDGQVVYQGPREHVLEFFESMGFKCPERKGVADFLQEVTSRKDQQQYWARHHENYRYVPVKEFAEAFQSFHVGQDIGNELSIPYDKSKNHPAALTTSNYGVSKEELLKANLARELLLMKRNSFVYIFKATQLIIMALITMTIFLRTNMHRDSVTDGGIYMGALFFGIVTIMFNGFSELAMTILKLPVFFKQRDLLFYPAWSYTIPTWILKIPISFAEVGVWVFTTYYVIGFDPNVGRLFKQYLLLLAINQMASALFRFIAALGRNMIVANTFGSFALLILLVLGGFILSREDVKKWWIWGYWISPLMYAQNAISTNEFLGKSWSHSLGSNETLGVLVLKSRGVFPEAKWYWIGFGALIGYVLLFNALFTVALTYLKPFGKAQPAISEETLKEKHANLTGEALESSSRGRNSVDHFASGNGADEMRRSNTSSNSTNEVVNSNQNKKGMVLPFVPLSITFDDIRYSVDMPQEMKAQGVTEDRLELLKGVSGSFRPGVLTALMGVSGAGKTTLMDVLAGRKTGGYIEGNITISGYPKKQETFARVSGYCEQNDIHSPHVTVYESLVYSAWLRLPSEVDSATRKMFIEEVMELVELTSLRDALVGLPGVNGLSTEQRKRLTIAVELVANPSIIFMDEPTSGLDARAAAIVMRTVRNTVDTGRTVVCTIHQPSIDIFEAFDELFLMKRGGEEIYVGPLGRHSCHLISYFEGIEGVSKIKDGYNPATWMLEVTTLAQEEILGVNFSEAYKNSELYRRNKNLIKELSTPPPGSSDLYFPSQYSQNFFTQCMANLWKQNLSYWRNPPYTAVRFFFTTIIALLFGTIFWDLGTKRNSQQDLFNAMGSMYAAVLFLGVQNASSVQPVVAIERTVFYRERAAGMYSALPYAFGQVAIEIPYILIQSLIYGVIVYAMIAFEWTAAKFFWYMFFMYFTLLYFTFYGMMAVGLTPNHNIASIVSSAFYAIWNLFSGFIIPRPRIPVWWRWYYWACPVSWTLYGLVASQFGDVHHQLDTGVEVADFVRSYFGFRHDFLGVVAAVVVAFPVLFAFLFGFSIKMLNFQRR, from the exons ATGGCTTCCATGGAGGCCGGTGATGTATATAGAGTCGGGAGCATGCGGCGGAGCAGTTCGATATGGAGGCGTGGAGATGACATCTTTTCCCGGTCTTCGCGGgatgaggatgatgaggaggctcTGAAGTGGGCTGCTCTGGAGAAATTGCCGACCTACGATCGAGTGAGGAGGGGCATATTGACTCTAGCTGAGGGAGAGAGTAAAGAAGTCGACATCCAGAAACTCGGGTTGCAAGAGAGGAACGCATTGCTGGAGAGACTGGTCAGAGTTGCAGAGGAGGACAATGAAAGGTTCTTGTTGAAGCTCAGAGATCGCATTGATCG TGTTGGATTAGATCTCCCCACAATTGAAGTGCGTTACGAGCACCTCAACATCCAAGCAGAAACTTATGTGGGCAACAGAGGACTGCCGACGATCCTGAATTCCATCGTTAATGTACTTGAG TCTGCTGCCAATTACTTCCATATATTACCGAGTAGGAAGAGATCTTTGCCAATCCTACATGATGTCAGTGGAATCATCAAGCCTCAAAG GATGACTTTGCTGTTAGGGCCCCCAGGCTCAGGAAAGACCACATTGTTGTTGGCCTTGGCTGGAAAGCTGGACTCGGATCTGAAG GTTTCAGGGAGGGTGACTTACAACGGTCATGGAATGGAGGAGTTTGTTCCTCAAAGAACAGCTGCCTACATCAGTCAACATGATCTTCACATAGGGGAGATGACAGTTCGTGAAACCTTAGCTTTCTCTGCAAGGTGCCAAGGAGTAGGATCTCGTTATG AAATGTTAACTGAGttatcgagaagggagaaggcaGCAAATATCAAGCCCGATCCTGATATTGATGTCTTCATGAAG GCAGCTGCAATGGATGGACAAAAAAGCAGTGTGGTCACAGACTATATATTAAAG GTCTTAGGATTGGAAATCTGTGCCGACACTATGGTAGGAGATGAAATGCTGAGAGGTATCTCTGGTGGCCAAAGGAAGCGTGTCACAACAG GTGAGATGCTTGTCGGACCTGCAAAAGCTCTGTTCATGGATGAGATATCAACCGGTCTAGACAGCTCCACAACATTCCAGATAGTTAATTCACTTAGGCAGTCCATTCATATTCTTGGCGGAACAGCTGTTATTTCCTTGCTCCAGCCTGCTCCGGAGACATATGACCTCTTCGATGACATCATTCTTCTCTCCGATGGACAAGTTGTGTATCAAGGTCCTCGTGAACATGTGCTCGAGTTCTTCGAGTCAATGGGCTTCAAATGCCCAGAAAGGAAGGGTGTTGCAGACTTCTTACAGGAG GTGACCTCGAGGAAAGATCAGCAGCAGTATTGGGCACGCCACCATGAAAATTACCGGTATGTGCCTGTCAAGGAATTTGCAGAGGCCTTTCAGTCTTTCCATGTTGGGCAGGATATAGGAAATGAACTTTCCATCCCCTATGACAAGAGCAAGAACCACCCAGCTGCCCTGACAACCTCAAATTATGGTGTCAGCAAGGAGGAGCTTTTGAAAGCTAACCTTGCAAGAGAACTATTACTGATGAAGCGAAATTCATTTGTGTATATCTTCAAGGCAACTCAG CTCATAATCATGGCTCTCATCACAATGACAATCTTCCTACGCACCAACATGCACCGTGACTCTGTAACTGATGGGGGAATTTATATGGGGGCACTTTTCTTCGGAATAGTCACAATCATGTTTAATGGGTTCTCAGAGCTTGCGATGACCATTCTGAAGCTTCCTGTCTTCTTCAAACAAAGAGATTTGCTCTTTTATCCGGCATGGTCATATACAATTCCAACATGGATTTTAAAGATTCCAATTTCATTTGCAGAAGTTGGAGTTTGGGTGTTCACAACTTACTATgttattggatttgatccaaacgtAGGAAG GCTATTTAAGCAGTATCTGCTACTCTTAGCAATCAATCAGATGGCATCAGCACTCTTCCGGTTCATTGCTGCACTGGGTAGGAACATGATCGTTGCAAATACCTTTGGATCCTTTGCGCTGCTTATTCTTTTGGTTCTGGGTGGGTTCATCCTGTCGAGAG AGGATGTGAAGAAATGGTGGATATGGGGTTACTGGATCTCACCCTTGATGTACGCACAGAATGCAATCTCAACAAATGAATTTCTAGGAAAAAGTTGGAGCCAT TCTCTTGGATCGAATGAGACACTAGGAGTGCTTGTCTTAAAGTCTCGTGGTGTCTTTCCCGAGGCAAAATGGTACTGGATTGGTTTTGGCGCCTTGATTGGATACGTATTGCTATTCAATGCTCTTTTCACCGTGGCTCTCACCTATCTCAAGC CATTTGGGAAAGCTCAGCCAGCTATATCGGAAGAGACATTAAAGGAAAAACATGCAAATTTAACTGGGGAAGCATTAGAATCATCATCCAGAGGGAGGAACTCTGTAGATCATTTCGCATCCGGAA ATGGTGCTGATGAGATGAGAAGGAGCAATACCTCATCAAATTCCACAAATGAAGTGGTTAATTCAAATCAGAACAAGAAGGGAATGGTCCTTCCATTTGTACCACTTTCCATTACCTTTGATGATATAAGATACTCCGTGGACATGCCACAG GAAATGAAAGCACAAGGTGTAACAGAAGATCGATTGGAACTCCTTAAGGGGGTGAGTGGGTCTTTCAGGCCAGGAGTGCTAACAGCTCTAATGGGCGTTAGTGGAGCGGGTAAGACGACATTGATGGACGTATTGGCTGGGAGAAAAACAGGTGGATATATAGAGGGAAACATCACCATATCTGGCTACCCAAAGAAGCAAGAAACTTTTGCTCGAGTATCAGGATATTGTGAACAAAATGATATCCACTCTCCGCACGTGACAGTCTACGAGTCTCTTGTATACTCTGCATGGCTTCGATTGCCTTCTGAGGTTGACTCTGCAACAAGAAAG ATGTTCATTGAAGAGGTCATGGAGCTTGTAGAGCTGACATCATTGAGGGATGCACTGGTTGGATTACCTGGAGTGAATGGGCTATCGACCGAGCAGAGAAAGAGGCTGACGATTGCTGTGGAGCTTGTTGCAAACCCCTCGATAATATTCATGGATGAACCAACCTCCGGACTCGATGCACGGGCTGCTGCAATTGTTATGAGGACTGTAAGGAACACTGTGGACACTGGGAGGACAGTCGTGTGCACCATTCACCAGCCTAGCATCGACATATTTGAAGCTTTTGATGAG CTCTTCCTGATGAAGCGAGGAGGAGAAGAGATATATGTAGGTCCACTGGGGCGCCATTCTTGCCATCTTATTAGTTATTTTGAG GGAATTGAAGGTGTCAGTAAGATAAAAGATGGTTATAATCCTGCCACATGGATGCTGGAAGTGACGACGTTGGCCCAAGAAGAGATACTAGGGGTTAACTTCAGCGAAGCATACAAAAATTCTGAACTGTATCG GAGGAACAAGAATTTGATAAAGGAATTAAGTACACCACCTCCTGGTTCAAGTGATCTTTACTTCCCAAGTCAGTATTCGCAAAACTTCTTCACACAATGTATGGCTAACCTATGGAAACAGAACCTATCATATTGGAGGAATCCTCCATACACTGCAGTGAGGTTCTTCTTCACAACAATCATAGCCTTGTTGTTTGGGACTATTTTCTGGGACCTTGGCACTAAAAG GAATAGTCAGCAGGATTTGTTTAATGCAATGGGTTCCATGTATGCTGCCGTTCTCTTCCTTGGGGTGCAGAATGCTTCGTCCGTTCAGCCAGTCGTGGCTATCGAACGAACTGTATTTTATAGAGAAAGAGCAGCTGGAATGTATTCAGCCTTGCCATATGCATTTGGACAG GTTGCAATCGAAATTCCATACATCTTGATCCAGTCTTTGATTTATGGTGTAATAGTATATGCAATGATTGCGTTTGAATGGACGGCAGCTAAATTCTTCTGGTACATGTTCTTCATGTACTTCACATTGCTTTACTTCACATTTTATGGAATGATGGCGGTAGGCTTGACCCCCAACCACAACATTGCTTCAATAGTTTCCTCTGCCTTCTATGCGATATGGAATCTTTTCTCTGGATTTATCATTCCACGACCT AGAATTCCTGTTTGGTGGAGATGGTATTATTGGGCATGCCCTGTTTCGTGGACCCTTTATGGTTTGGTCGCTTCCCAGTTTGGAGATGTACATCATCAACTTGACACCGGCGTGGAAGTGGCTGATTTCGTCAGGAGTTACTTTGGGTTCCGGCACGACTTTTTGGGAGTGGTAGCAGCGGTCGTTGTCGCATTCCCTGTGCTATTTGCTTTCCTATTCGGTTTCTCAATAAAAATGCTCAACTTCCAAAGGAGATGA
- the LOC140858636 gene encoding putative pentatricopeptide repeat-containing protein At3g05240, with the protein MPRRGFSPDVCAFALVTRAWAHLNAVETGETVHICCGKITIAGEAFDGMPRRDVVSWTSILSGNAQNGRYKDALTMFQEKACSEVKPDEITIVSALHAFDNMDAECRDLAKQKPSLGKCLKGMLSRGQLEYLAMFKRLAKDAFSWNATVGGFATHGHGREAIYPFDQMQKIGTKA; encoded by the exons ATGCCTCGAAGGGGGTTTTCTCCTGACGTTTGCGCATTTGCTCTTGTAACGAGAGCTTGGGCTCACCTCAATGCTGTGGAAACAGGTGAAACGGTTCATATATG CTGTGGAAAGATCACAATTGCAGGAGAGGCTTTTGATGGAATGCCGCGAAGAGATGTGGTCTCTTGGACGTCGATATTGTCTGGCAATGCTCAA AACGGACGCTACAAAGACGCCTTAACTATGTtccaagaaaaggcatgctcTGAAGTGAAGCCAGATGAGATAACAATTGTAAGTGCTTT ACATGCTTTCGATAACATGGATGCTGAATGTCGAGATCTTGCAAAGCAGAAGCCATCTCTAGGAAAATGCCTGAAAGGAATGCTTTCTCGTGGACAGCTAGAATATCTGGCTATGTTCAAGAGACTCGCT AAAGATGCCTTTTCTTGGAATGCAACAGTTGGTGGTTTTGCAACTCACGGACATGGAAGAGAAGCAATATATCCCTTTGATCAAATGCAGAAGATAGGGACAAAAGCCTGA